A single Clostridium sp. AN503 DNA region contains:
- a CDS encoding PTS sugar transporter subunit IIB, whose amino-acid sequence MKGFVHIRIDDRLIHGQVATRWSTGLKVNRIMVIDDAVAANDAEKAIVRMAAPAGINTSILPFEKAVANIQNGNYDGQRVMLIVKSPVTLVRMMDAGVALLPVNIGNMSNRPGTTQYKKSVSMTPEERAAVDKLLAAGIKVTAQMVPDDPAVGIETFF is encoded by the coding sequence ATGAAAGGATTTGTACACATTCGTATTGACGACCGTTTGATCCATGGGCAGGTGGCTACACGCTGGTCTACCGGCCTGAAAGTAAACCGCATCATGGTGATCGACGATGCGGTTGCAGCAAATGACGCGGAAAAGGCCATCGTGCGCATGGCGGCTCCGGCAGGCATCAATACATCCATTCTGCCTTTTGAGAAGGCGGTTGCAAATATCCAGAACGGCAATTATGACGGACAGCGCGTGATGCTGATCGTGAAATCCCCGGTGACTCTGGTGCGCATGATGGATGCCGGCGTTGCGCTCCTTCCGGTCAATATCGGAAATATGTCCAACCGCCCGGGAACGACCCAGTACAAGAAATCGGTCAGCATGACTCCTGAGGAGCGGGCCGCGGTAGACAAGCTGCTGGCTGCCGGGATCAAGGTGACGGCGCAGATGGTTCCGGATGACCCGGCTGTGGGGATCGAGACATTTTTCTAA
- a CDS encoding PTS system mannose/fructose/sorbose family transporter subunit IID, with protein sequence MSKVQSGLSKESKSVFWRWYFLGGAGWNYEKMQGLGYYFSMLPMIKKQKDEEDRKKLAKTELQFFNTNNTMAPIIMGVDCALQDETGADAVDTIAALKTGMMGPLAGIGDTLFHVIPSTIIGSIASYMALEGSPMALILWIFFGLLRLFCMKNFFAMGYKEGAKIVGEIGNRLKKITKAANILGITVIGALIPSVVNAKFAYQYNWGEVSITVQELADKIMPSLAPTLVVFFAYWMLGRKKMNSTRVTLLLVVVGILAYNLKIFA encoded by the coding sequence ATGAGTAAAGTGCAGAGTGGTCTCTCGAAGGAGAGCAAAAGCGTATTCTGGAGATGGTATTTCCTGGGCGGCGCAGGCTGGAACTATGAGAAAATGCAGGGCCTTGGCTATTATTTCAGTATGCTTCCGATGATCAAGAAACAGAAGGACGAGGAGGACCGGAAAAAGCTGGCAAAGACCGAGCTTCAGTTCTTCAACACCAACAACACCATGGCCCCGATCATCATGGGCGTGGACTGCGCCTTACAGGATGAGACCGGCGCGGATGCGGTGGATACGATCGCTGCGCTGAAGACCGGTATGATGGGACCGCTGGCCGGTATCGGCGATACGCTGTTCCATGTGATCCCCTCAACGATCATCGGTTCCATCGCCTCCTATATGGCGCTGGAGGGCAGCCCGATGGCCCTGATCCTGTGGATCTTCTTCGGCCTGCTGCGCCTGTTCTGCATGAAGAACTTTTTTGCAATGGGTTATAAGGAGGGCGCCAAGATCGTAGGCGAGATCGGAAACCGTTTAAAGAAGATCACCAAAGCGGCCAATATCCTTGGTATCACGGTGATCGGCGCGCTGATCCCGTCGGTGGTCAATGCAAAGTTCGCTTACCAGTACAACTGGGGCGAGGTCAGCATCACCGTCCAGGAGCTTGCCGACAAGATCATGCCGTCCCTGGCCCCGACTCTGGTCGTATTCTTTGCATACTGGATGCTGGGAAGAAAGAAAATGAACTCTACAAGGGTTACGTTACTGTTGGTGGTAGTAGGCATCCTTGCTTACAACTTAAAGATTTTCGCATAA
- a CDS encoding DUF5131 family protein: MNWEPWTGCYKISDGCTNCYFYGPYAKRYGQNTIQKTDKFDWPIRRNKKGEYNIKGNKILATCFATDFFLPEADEWRSEAWAMIHERTDIDFLILTKRIDRFPVSLPPDWGEGYDNVNIGCTVETQALADYRLPLFLSYPIKRRFIACAPLLEAIDLTPYLHGVDHVTVGGETSRAARECSYEWVLNIREQCLRAGKTFWFKNTGSLFRHNGVLEKINPYKQTSLAKELGINISDGKPLF, translated from the coding sequence ATGAACTGGGAACCATGGACCGGCTGCTACAAGATAAGCGACGGCTGCACAAACTGTTATTTCTACGGCCCCTACGCCAAGCGCTATGGTCAGAATACCATTCAGAAAACAGACAAATTCGACTGGCCGATCCGGCGAAACAAAAAAGGCGAATACAACATCAAAGGAAACAAGATCCTCGCCACCTGCTTCGCCACCGATTTTTTCCTGCCCGAAGCAGACGAATGGCGAAGCGAGGCCTGGGCTATGATCCATGAAAGAACCGATATTGATTTTCTGATCCTGACAAAACGGATCGACCGTTTCCCCGTATCACTCCCCCCGGACTGGGGCGAAGGCTATGACAACGTAAACATCGGCTGCACCGTTGAAACCCAGGCCTTAGCCGACTACCGCCTCCCGCTGTTTTTATCCTACCCGATCAAACGCCGCTTCATCGCCTGCGCGCCTCTCCTGGAAGCAATCGACCTGACGCCATACCTCCATGGAGTCGACCACGTCACCGTCGGCGGCGAAACCAGCCGCGCAGCCCGCGAGTGCAGCTACGAGTGGGTCTTAAACATCCGCGAACAATGCCTGAGGGCCGGCAAAACCTTCTGGTTCAAAAACACCGGCTCCCTGTTCCGGCACAACGGCGTCCTGGAAAAAATCAACCCCTACAAGCAAACCAGCCTGGCAAAAGAGCTGGGCATCAATATCTCAGACGGCAAACCATTATTTTAA
- a CDS encoding GntR family transcriptional regulator, which yields MSIPKYQQIKQSLLYEINNGKFQPGDKFYSEADLKKKYNVSGITAIKALQCLTNEGYLVRYQGKGTYVSKARRGKIVKFSDIEKYKDAVERTEVLDIRRMKDPAIAAQLNLGSDEEFYHIKRLRLVDDKPIIIQNSYVIREFIKEEDVADKEKFSSIYGKIREDFGIDLYQADSKEITEIVYPAPEEEGALLGLNDQEPSAFTRRYTYLFDGRTIEYIEGYKRWDYFSIEIEPI from the coding sequence ATGTCTATTCCAAAATACCAGCAGATAAAACAAAGCTTACTCTATGAGATCAACAACGGCAAGTTCCAGCCGGGAGACAAGTTTTACAGTGAGGCGGATTTAAAGAAAAAGTATAATGTGAGCGGGATCACCGCGATCAAGGCACTGCAGTGTCTGACCAATGAGGGCTATCTGGTCAGGTATCAGGGGAAGGGCACTTATGTGTCCAAGGCAAGAAGAGGCAAGATTGTCAAGTTTTCCGACATTGAGAAGTATAAGGATGCCGTAGAGCGGACGGAAGTGCTTGACATACGCAGGATGAAGGATCCAGCTATAGCGGCGCAGTTGAATCTGGGGTCGGATGAGGAGTTTTATCATATTAAACGTCTGCGTCTGGTGGATGATAAGCCCATCATTATCCAGAACAGCTATGTCATCCGGGAATTCATAAAAGAGGAAGATGTAGCTGACAAGGAGAAATTCTCATCGATCTATGGAAAGATCCGGGAGGATTTCGGGATCGATCTGTATCAGGCAGATTCAAAGGAGATCACGGAGATCGTATATCCGGCTCCGGAGGAGGAGGGGGCGCTCCTGGGACTGAACGATCAGGAACCCAGCGCATTTACCCGGCGCTACACCTATCTGTTTGACGGAAGGACCATTGAGTATATTGAAGGTTACAAGAGATGGGATTATTTCAGTATCGAGATCGAGCCGATCTAA
- a CDS encoding DUF4132 domain-containing protein, translating into MGFLTEKGLMDWSGNITSVEPDMQVLIAHPSDLLKDGHWHEYQKLLFEKKLRQPFKQVFRELYVKLEEELDKEDSRMFSGNQIQPQKTVGALRGRRWVADYEDGLQKIYYKENIVARIYAMADWFSPSDIEAPTLEWVVFSDRKTFRPLKIREIPDVLYSEVMRDVDLAVSVAHAGGVDPETSHSTVEMRRAIVACNLELFKIKNVRLEGSHAVIDGKLGQYTVHLGSGVVHQMGNAMLFVVPVHSQHRGRIFLPFVDEDPKTAEILSKILLFAEDTKIKDPGILRQMVVRG; encoded by the coding sequence ATGGGATTTTTGACGGAAAAGGGTCTTATGGACTGGTCCGGGAATATAACGTCTGTGGAGCCGGATATGCAGGTGCTTATTGCCCATCCGTCTGACTTGTTAAAAGACGGACATTGGCATGAATACCAGAAGCTTTTGTTTGAGAAAAAGCTCCGCCAGCCGTTTAAACAGGTATTTCGCGAGCTTTATGTAAAGCTTGAGGAGGAACTGGACAAAGAGGATTCCAGGATGTTCTCCGGCAATCAGATTCAGCCGCAGAAGACCGTGGGAGCGCTGAGAGGGCGCCGATGGGTTGCGGATTATGAGGACGGGCTTCAGAAGATTTATTATAAGGAGAATATCGTAGCGAGGATATATGCCATGGCAGACTGGTTCTCGCCAAGCGATATTGAAGCGCCCACCCTGGAGTGGGTGGTGTTCTCCGACAGAAAGACGTTCAGGCCGCTGAAGATCAGGGAGATCCCGGATGTGCTTTACAGCGAGGTCATGAGAGATGTGGATCTGGCAGTCAGCGTCGCCCATGCGGGCGGGGTGGACCCGGAGACCAGCCATTCTACAGTGGAAATGCGCAGGGCTATTGTTGCGTGCAATCTGGAGCTGTTTAAGATTAAGAATGTCCGCCTGGAGGGCAGCCATGCTGTGATCGACGGGAAGCTGGGGCAGTATACGGTGCATCTGGGGAGCGGTGTGGTCCATCAGATGGGAAATGCAATGCTTTTTGTGGTTCCGGTACATTCTCAGCACCGGGGCCGGATCTTCCTGCCGTTTGTGGATGAGGACCCAAAGACGGCGGAGATTTTGTCAAAGATTTTATTGTTTGCGGAGGATACGAAGATTAAGGATCCGGGGATACTGCGGCAGATGGTGGTGAGGGGATAA
- a CDS encoding PTS sugar transporter subunit IIC: MTIQWWQILLLTVYAGFAFYDGNNTTFGMVKPTMAGFFAGLVLGDIQTGLVVGGTLNLLVLGIGNFGGASIPDYMTGALLGTAFAIQSGQGAEFGVTLAIPIGLLMIQLDILARFSNTFFQHRAERKVEEGNLEGAATMNLLGLIPQSLSRMLPVFLALVFGSEFVNLVVNNLPMWLMNGLKTAGGILPSLGIAILLRYLPVSKNISYLIAGFVMAAYLNVPVLGAALVGLAFAIYSFQNDRDDVVQAAPAAGDAGTIAGGEMGDE; this comes from the coding sequence ATGACAATTCAGTGGTGGCAGATCCTGCTGTTGACGGTATACGCGGGATTTGCATTTTATGACGGAAACAATACAACCTTTGGTATGGTAAAGCCGACCATGGCAGGATTTTTTGCAGGCCTGGTACTGGGCGACATCCAGACGGGCCTGGTGGTGGGCGGTACGCTGAACCTCCTGGTGCTGGGTATCGGTAACTTTGGCGGGGCGTCGATCCCGGACTATATGACGGGCGCGCTGCTGGGAACGGCATTTGCGATCCAGAGCGGGCAGGGCGCGGAGTTCGGCGTGACGCTGGCGATCCCGATCGGCCTTTTGATGATCCAGCTGGATATTCTGGCAAGATTTTCCAATACCTTCTTCCAGCACCGTGCAGAGCGCAAGGTAGAGGAAGGCAACTTAGAGGGCGCAGCGACCATGAACCTGCTGGGCCTGATCCCTCAGTCCCTTTCCCGTATGCTGCCGGTATTTTTAGCGCTGGTATTTGGTTCTGAGTTTGTAAACTTGGTGGTAAACAACCTGCCGATGTGGCTGATGAACGGACTGAAGACCGCGGGCGGCATCCTTCCGTCTCTTGGTATTGCGATCCTGCTCCGGTATCTGCCGGTCAGCAAGAATATAAGTTATCTGATCGCGGGATTTGTTATGGCGGCATATTTGAATGTGCCGGTGCTGGGAGCGGCGCTTGTAGGTCTGGCTTTTGCGATCTACAGTTTCCAGAACGACAGGGATGATGTGGTGCAGGCTGCGCCGGCTGCAGGAGATGCAGGAACAATTGCAGGAGGTGAGATGGGCGATGAGTAA
- a CDS encoding TfoX/Sxy family protein: MASSTDFVTYVCDQINGAGTITYKKMFGEYGIYCNNKIIGVICDNQFFVKKTEAGAALCPGHEEAPPYTGAKPHIIIDNMDDKQLMTQFIKATYNELPAPKPRVKK, encoded by the coding sequence TTGGCATCAAGTACAGATTTTGTAACCTACGTCTGCGACCAGATAAACGGCGCCGGAACGATCACCTACAAAAAAATGTTCGGAGAATACGGCATCTATTGCAACAACAAGATCATCGGCGTGATCTGTGACAACCAGTTTTTTGTCAAAAAAACCGAAGCCGGCGCCGCTCTCTGCCCCGGCCACGAAGAAGCCCCGCCCTACACCGGAGCCAAACCCCACATCATAATCGACAACATGGACGACAAACAACTCATGACACAATTCATCAAAGCCACCTACAACGAATTACCCGCCCCCAAACCCAGGGTAAAAAAATAG
- a CDS encoding PTS sugar transporter subunit IIA produces the protein MELLLVSHRGIATGMKSAVSMVMGALADQITTMELTEDEGIEQFAARLEEYICSWLTEGKKGLIFADLRGGTPYNRAEMILGKHGLKDRAKVLSGMNLPMVVDAVLRDMDVCSLDEIAALVQAARDGVACLDLETQAADSDDE, from the coding sequence ATGGAGCTTTTGCTGGTATCCCACAGAGGGATTGCAACAGGGATGAAGTCGGCGGTCAGCATGGTCATGGGTGCGCTGGCAGACCAGATCACAACGATGGAGCTGACAGAGGATGAAGGGATTGAGCAGTTTGCGGCGCGCCTGGAGGAATATATCTGTTCCTGGCTGACGGAAGGGAAGAAGGGCCTTATATTCGCGGATTTAAGAGGCGGTACTCCCTATAACCGGGCAGAGATGATCCTGGGCAAGCACGGACTGAAGGACCGGGCCAAGGTGCTGAGCGGTATGAATCTGCCGATGGTGGTGGATGCGGTGTTAAGGGATATGGATGTGTGCAGCCTGGATGAGATCGCGGCGCTGGTGCAGGCGGCGCGGGACGGTGTTGCGTGCCTGGATCTGGAAACCCAGGCGGCAGATTCAGATGATGAGTGA
- a CDS encoding DUF5724 domain-containing protein encodes MADYTYETRRKMTEDCIAGVKARAVHLSSMETHLLSAAIHDSLPRQPYEWMTGLFDGREDRSLSDIYRNELSGLTETCVPQEKTDEFYYALDQMNQFQMTAGWYRRSVRGKSYRPFVSQSLQLLWAYAKLEFYGGDLADLLTGNVDPEIYDHARIERFHYGGILAAQIDRDDRKTIQAVKDILLGEGNTLMLSYELIRGMVMSKSREMYELLGRFLLAARLQEGARQAVCETMDAGRPEAFLHLFGVIEENGLIRYSAVRRAVSTWIGIFDEKSMERITEKLLRLMGQCLRDEDFCREQIASNDSIAISCGLWAKGFYDAEKGIEAVLELIRNGTKNQKMTASYFNRSLQYSPLKRKAAKEAIMSCPEDLELMACFLPCFMDDGYECLSELIGTGGWETFDELRRGKARKPGLLPVTRVFEDEAEARKVYGLFKDTLNRIPRKGLDLNPCIFLWYRVTMTPSDIALRMCVIAWMLQDEEYLDEAARLIPLLGQGSLYGSIRALAARVLLYRPTTAVRKKALFELLHNAEEATEKSAYILADDMELTVEDYLEIEKNLKYKKGRAGVLALLRKQKPEAVRGSMKRLLETDSEECRMGALDLALWVKKEHPETFAAVRDLLRTVSEPTGREQVLLEELLGTRSEAQDIVNTPGYGLYIPGTAWKLPPVNVDETQAEKLFTCGDDACIHALKCLDSLIEENKEREYQDAWGEEQILGTRLNNSCWTHGDPEAEPLDGLPFKDLWMDFYRREIKTPEMMLELYLFQSCRRQRTYYEKNISLYKKVFGSGIFKKPPFKNLVHGYRFGQQAQMVIETLFAQYVPADMKAHWGLVGTAKLLSVLDPSNAFFEYEETNWDGRKVPCTKRAAEFPVFGEMRGWLGLVSDSDWGSSFTLRFRLQELYEKWKDREKIVRYGCQRSGYLQLSDFVQCHLRGVWDKNQFYQAVFTFLDLKSLVGPVSTVEQHGAVSSRDARVGDLNAFFGWNVIQLVDGKYFFDRIGDEVPAMRLAHELYREVIPMVLKVELKRGEQATPFSEVISSIYVIYGIDVMIQILTALGKETLKRSESYYYSSGTDRKTVLSHLLRVCRPGPGETAEDLKRALKGTDITKKRLVELAMYVPQWIPLLEEYLGMPGFQSGCYYFMAHTGERLDDFMTSMIAKFTPLTPEELRDGAFDIQWFFEAYEKLGEKDFRLLYDAAKYSATGAAHARARKYADAALGNVKKEAIKTEIEEKRNKDLLMSIGLLPLGAGQEREADLLDRYQFIQKFLKESKNFGAQRRASESRAAAIALQNLSVNAGFTDVTRLTLRMENRLVGTMEDYFEWKPLDELELKISVNEAGQSSLQCRKAGKTLKSVPAKYKKHETVLKYQEIHKKLKEQYRRTRQMMEQAMEDRTAFAVWELRELAANSVVRPIVEPLVVMEAASDTGCACMDEGEKAAASPDGIFDGKGSYGLVREYNVCGAGYAGAYCPSV; translated from the coding sequence ATGGCGGATTATACTTATGAGACAAGAAGGAAGATGACAGAGGACTGCATTGCCGGGGTAAAAGCCAGGGCGGTGCATTTATCATCCATGGAGACGCACTTGTTGTCTGCGGCAATTCATGATTCTCTTCCGCGGCAGCCATATGAATGGATGACGGGGCTGTTCGACGGCAGGGAGGACAGGAGCTTAAGCGACATATACAGAAATGAGCTTTCCGGATTGACAGAGACGTGTGTCCCGCAAGAGAAGACGGATGAATTTTACTATGCTCTGGATCAGATGAATCAGTTTCAGATGACGGCGGGATGGTATCGGCGCAGTGTGCGGGGGAAAAGCTACCGTCCCTTTGTCAGTCAGAGCCTGCAGCTTCTGTGGGCATATGCAAAGCTGGAATTTTATGGGGGAGATCTGGCGGATCTTTTGACCGGGAATGTAGATCCTGAGATTTATGACCATGCCAGGATCGAACGGTTTCATTATGGGGGGATCCTGGCGGCACAGATCGACCGGGATGACCGTAAGACGATCCAGGCGGTAAAGGATATTCTGCTGGGGGAGGGCAATACCCTGATGCTCAGCTATGAGCTGATCCGCGGGATGGTCATGAGCAAAAGCCGGGAAATGTATGAGCTGCTGGGGCGGTTTTTGCTGGCTGCCCGTCTGCAGGAAGGGGCAAGGCAGGCGGTGTGCGAAACCATGGATGCAGGCCGTCCTGAGGCGTTTCTGCACCTGTTTGGCGTGATTGAGGAAAATGGGCTAATACGGTATTCCGCCGTCCGGCGGGCGGTGAGTACCTGGATCGGGATATTTGATGAGAAAAGCATGGAGAGGATCACGGAAAAACTCCTGCGCCTGATGGGACAGTGTCTGCGCGACGAGGACTTCTGCCGGGAGCAGATCGCATCCAATGATTCCATTGCCATCAGCTGCGGTCTCTGGGCAAAAGGCTTTTATGATGCAGAGAAGGGGATCGAAGCAGTGCTGGAGCTGATCCGAAACGGTACGAAGAACCAGAAGATGACGGCGTCTTATTTTAACAGATCCCTTCAATATAGTCCGTTAAAGCGGAAAGCGGCAAAAGAAGCTATAATGAGCTGTCCGGAGGATCTGGAGCTGATGGCCTGCTTTCTTCCATGCTTTATGGATGACGGATATGAGTGCTTATCAGAACTGATCGGAACGGGAGGCTGGGAGACCTTCGACGAGCTTCGGAGGGGAAAAGCCAGGAAGCCTGGACTGCTGCCTGTGACGCGGGTGTTTGAGGATGAAGCGGAGGCCAGGAAAGTGTATGGCCTGTTTAAAGATACCTTAAACAGGATCCCCAGGAAAGGTCTGGACCTAAATCCCTGTATTTTCCTATGGTACCGGGTGACCATGACGCCTTCCGATATTGCCCTGAGGATGTGTGTGATCGCGTGGATGCTTCAGGATGAGGAATATCTGGATGAGGCGGCCCGGCTGATCCCGCTGCTGGGACAGGGAAGTCTGTATGGATCCATCCGTGCGCTGGCAGCCAGAGTGCTTTTGTACCGCCCCACCACAGCTGTCCGGAAAAAGGCGCTGTTTGAACTGCTCCACAACGCGGAGGAAGCCACGGAGAAATCTGCGTATATCCTGGCAGATGATATGGAGCTTACAGTGGAGGATTATCTTGAAATCGAGAAAAATCTGAAATACAAAAAGGGCAGGGCGGGTGTGCTGGCGCTTTTGAGGAAGCAGAAGCCGGAGGCGGTCCGGGGATCGATGAAACGCCTTCTGGAAACGGATTCAGAGGAATGCCGTATGGGAGCGTTGGATCTGGCCTTGTGGGTGAAGAAGGAACACCCGGAGACATTTGCAGCCGTGAGAGATCTCCTTCGGACGGTTTCAGAACCGACTGGGCGGGAGCAGGTGCTGCTTGAGGAGCTTCTGGGGACCAGGAGCGAGGCGCAGGACATTGTCAATACGCCGGGGTATGGGCTTTACATACCGGGAACGGCATGGAAGCTGCCTCCTGTGAATGTGGATGAGACGCAGGCGGAGAAGCTGTTTACCTGTGGGGATGACGCCTGTATTCACGCTTTAAAGTGTTTGGACAGTCTGATCGAAGAGAATAAAGAGCGGGAGTACCAGGACGCATGGGGGGAAGAACAGATCCTTGGCACGCGGCTGAACAACAGCTGCTGGACGCATGGAGACCCGGAGGCAGAACCGTTGGATGGCCTGCCGTTTAAGGATTTATGGATGGACTTTTACCGGCGGGAGATCAAAACGCCGGAAATGATGCTGGAGCTGTACCTTTTCCAGAGCTGCCGAAGACAGCGGACGTACTATGAGAAGAATATCAGCCTGTACAAAAAGGTTTTTGGAAGCGGGATATTCAAAAAGCCGCCGTTTAAAAATCTGGTTCATGGATATCGGTTTGGGCAGCAGGCCCAAATGGTGATCGAAACGCTGTTTGCCCAGTATGTGCCTGCAGATATGAAAGCGCACTGGGGGCTTGTGGGAACGGCAAAGCTGCTCTCTGTCCTGGATCCGTCCAATGCGTTTTTTGAATATGAAGAAACAAACTGGGATGGAAGGAAGGTGCCGTGTACGAAGCGGGCCGCGGAGTTTCCAGTGTTTGGGGAAATGCGCGGGTGGCTGGGCCTGGTGAGCGACAGCGACTGGGGGAGTTCTTTTACACTCCGCTTTAGGCTTCAGGAACTTTATGAGAAATGGAAAGACAGGGAGAAAATCGTCCGGTATGGCTGCCAGAGGAGCGGATATCTGCAGTTGTCGGATTTTGTCCAGTGCCATCTAAGGGGCGTGTGGGACAAAAACCAGTTCTATCAGGCCGTTTTTACTTTCCTGGATTTAAAAAGCCTTGTGGGACCTGTCAGTACGGTGGAACAGCACGGGGCGGTATCTTCCAGGGATGCCCGGGTAGGGGATCTGAATGCATTTTTTGGATGGAATGTGATCCAGCTTGTGGACGGAAAATATTTTTTTGACCGGATCGGAGACGAGGTACCGGCGATGAGGCTGGCCCATGAACTGTACCGGGAAGTGATCCCGATGGTTCTGAAGGTGGAGCTTAAGAGAGGGGAGCAGGCGACTCCGTTTTCGGAGGTGATCTCCTCGATCTACGTGATCTATGGGATTGATGTGATGATCCAGATCCTGACGGCCCTGGGGAAAGAGACGCTGAAACGGAGCGAGAGTTATTATTATTCCAGCGGCACGGACCGGAAGACGGTCCTCAGCCATCTGCTCAGGGTATGCCGTCCGGGACCGGGGGAAACGGCAGAGGATTTAAAAAGGGCCTTAAAGGGGACCGATATTACGAAAAAACGGCTGGTGGAGCTTGCCATGTATGTTCCGCAGTGGATTCCTCTGCTGGAGGAATACCTGGGGATGCCCGGATTCCAGAGCGGTTGTTACTATTTTATGGCCCATACGGGGGAACGGCTGGATGATTTCATGACCTCCATGATTGCGAAATTCACGCCGCTCACACCAGAAGAGCTGCGGGACGGGGCTTTTGATATCCAGTGGTTTTTTGAGGCATATGAAAAGCTGGGAGAAAAAGATTTCCGCCTTCTGTATGATGCAGCAAAATATTCCGCAACGGGCGCCGCTCACGCGCGGGCGAGGAAATACGCCGATGCCGCCCTTGGGAACGTAAAAAAAGAAGCCATAAAAACCGAGATAGAGGAAAAACGGAACAAGGACCTGCTGATGAGTATCGGGCTGCTGCCTCTTGGCGCTGGGCAGGAACGGGAGGCAGATCTGCTTGACCGCTATCAGTTTATCCAGAAGTTTTTAAAGGAAAGTAAAAATTTTGGCGCTCAGCGCCGTGCCAGTGAAAGCCGTGCTGCCGCTATTGCCCTTCAGAATCTCAGCGTTAACGCGGGATTTACGGATGTGACGAGGCTGACGCTCAGGATGGAGAACCGGCTGGTTGGAACCATGGAGGATTATTTTGAGTGGAAGCCTCTTGATGAGTTGGAGCTTAAGATCTCTGTGAATGAAGCCGGACAGAGCAGCCTTCAGTGCCGGAAGGCCGGGAAAACCTTAAAATCCGTACCTGCTAAATATAAAAAGCATGAGACGGTCTTAAAATACCAGGAGATCCATAAAAAACTGAAGGAGCAGTACCGGCGCACCAGACAGATGATGGAACAGGCGATGGAAGACAGAACGGCATTTGCCGTATGGGAGCTGAGGGAGCTGGCGGCTAATTCGGTAGTCCGCCCGATCGTGGAGCCGTTGGTGGTGATGGAGGCGGCGTCAGATACTGGCTGTGCCTGTATGGATGAAGGGGAGAAAGCAGCAGCTTCCCCGGATGGGATTTTTGACGGAAAAGGGTCTTATGGACTGGTCCGGGAATATAACGTCTGTGGAGCCGGATATGCAGGTGCTTATTGCCCATCCGTCTGA
- a CDS encoding glycoside hydrolase family 88 protein produces MNAETRNWMNGELDRICCVLKRNMERYGTDFPSACATGGKYRIKKNDDWTNGFWTGMLWMAYLHTKDMAFYDLAMENVKSFEERLDAHFVLDHHDIGFLYSPSVEAAWRLTGDEHLKDLVVRAADVLADRFQENGGFIQAWGKKGEEKEYRLIIDSLLNLPLLYTASEITGEERYREIAERHYDNVIHCIVREDGSTYHTYYFDKETGAPDHGATHQGFSDNSCWARGQAWAIYGMPLHARMTGRTFTAEEDEIYGRVLRYFEEHLPGDGMPYWDLIFSDGSGQPRDSSALAVAACGMLETGNLARAEEMITVCKSFASSEAEPDSEGLLLHGVYSYAEGKGVDEPNLWGDYFYMEALMRLLDRDWIPFL; encoded by the coding sequence ATGAATGCAGAAACAAGGAATTGGATGAATGGGGAGTTAGACCGGATCTGCTGCGTTTTAAAGCGGAACATGGAACGCTACGGCACGGATTTCCCGTCTGCGTGTGCGACAGGCGGGAAGTACCGGATCAAGAAAAATGACGACTGGACCAACGGCTTCTGGACGGGGATGCTCTGGATGGCTTACCTGCACACAAAGGATATGGCTTTTTATGATCTGGCAATGGAAAACGTGAAAAGCTTTGAGGAGCGGCTGGACGCGCATTTTGTGCTGGATCACCATGATATCGGATTTCTCTACAGCCCTTCCGTGGAAGCGGCGTGGAGGCTGACCGGGGATGAGCATCTAAAGGATCTGGTGGTGCGCGCGGCGGATGTGCTGGCGGACCGTTTTCAGGAAAACGGCGGGTTTATCCAGGCATGGGGAAAGAAGGGCGAGGAGAAGGAATACCGCCTGATCATCGACTCCCTTTTGAACCTGCCGCTCCTCTACACGGCGTCTGAGATCACCGGGGAGGAAAGATACCGGGAGATTGCAGAGCGGCATTACGACAATGTGATCCACTGCATCGTCCGGGAGGACGGCTCCACCTATCATACCTATTATTTTGACAAGGAGACGGGGGCGCCGGATCACGGCGCTACCCATCAGGGCTTCAGCGACAATTCCTGCTGGGCGAGAGGGCAGGCGTGGGCGATCTACGGGATGCCGCTCCACGCGCGGATGACGGGACGGACCTTTACCGCGGAGGAGGACGAGATCTACGGCAGGGTACTGCGGTATTTTGAGGAACATCTGCCGGGGGATGGGATGCCTTACTGGGATCTGATCTTTTCGGATGGCTCCGGCCAGCCCAGAGACAGTTCTGCGCTGGCGGTTGCAGCCTGCGGGATGCTGGAGACGGGGAACTTAGCGCGCGCGGAGGAGATGATCACGGTCTGCAAGAGCTTTGCTTCCTCGGAAGCGGAACCGGACAGCGAAGGCCTGCTGCTCCACGGCGTATATTCCTATGCGGAGGGGAAGGGCGTGGATGAGCCGAACCTTTGGGGGGATTATTTTTATATGGAAGCGCTGATGCGGCTTCTGGACCGGGACTGGATCCCGTTTTTGTAA